A stretch of the Solanum dulcamara chromosome 6, daSolDulc1.2, whole genome shotgun sequence genome encodes the following:
- the LOC129892892 gene encoding putative WEB family protein At1g65010, chloroplastic has translation MKDSRRIHMMLGSKSRICRAGSNNDSGKRRNSSIISKTISASKLCRCDALGSQIDTNALVSLERKPSVKHSSKNWTDRRVVMQEQMEKLEEDLRETREQLCFVEGEKKKAINELIEIKQVVHKASMKASDGITTRKSSELYAEVRTLKQLLTNKQEELKVNDKNIKFLKLELENAKKCDLKISEKDASLGKVREGFSPVKAFKIRVTDWLSDFNRRIQELEDELEKKKLSESKIFDAWLAKTRQFEEIKIELEESMVEIASLHKKIESLDTSYNVEIKNSTEKEIENSKSEFELAKENEKILSSKVKALNDEMSLLKKEMKLANEAEEKSRKALDDLVLALKEVSSEASEAKEKLCATQLELGLVKKEAGNLKEIIKSIKASYKMFLDEAKKETELYRNTAERLKLEADESLSAWNGKEISFIACIKEVQEERDLALHEATKLNESLKEAEQRSKAAKDENYKLRDILKQAINEANAAKAAADIARRENFQLKDCQAKTG, from the exons ATGAAGGATTCGAGACGCATTCACATGATGTTGGGTTCCAAGTCAAG GATTTGCAGAGCAGGGTCCAATAATGATTCTGGAAAGAGGAGAAATTCTTCAATCATTTCAAAAACAATTTCTGCATCAAAGCTTTGTAGATGTGATGCTTTAGGATCTCAAATTGATACCAATGCCCTTGTTTCTCTTGAAAGGAAGCCCTCTGTTAAGCATTCATCTAAG AATTGGACCGATAGACGTGTTGTCATGCAAGAACAAATGGAAAAACTTGAGGAGGATTTGAGAGAGACAAGAGAGCAATTATGTTTtgttgaaggagaaaagaagAAAGCCATAAATGAActaattgagataaaacaagTAGTCCATAAGGCCAGTATGAAGGCAAGTGATGGAATAACAACAAGGAAATCAAGTGAACTCTATGCAGAAGTTAGGACTTTGAAGCAACTGCTTACTAACAAAcaagaagaattaaaggtaaatgataaaaatatcaagtttttGAAGTTGGAGCTCGAAAATGCGAAAAAATGTGATCTCAAGATTTCAGAAAAAGATGCTAGTTTAGGAAAAGTGAGAGAGGGATTTAGTCCTGTAAAAGCATTCAAGATTCGTGTAACAGATTGGTTATCCGATTTTAATAGAAGGATTCAAGAATTAGAAGATGAATTGGAGAAAAAGAAGTTATCAGAGTCCAAAATATTTGATGCTTGGTTAGCAAAGACAAGGCAGTTTGAAGAAATTAAGATTGAACTTGAAGAATCCATGGTAGAAATAGCTTCTCTTCATAAAAAGATTGAATCTTTAGACACTTCTTACAATGTGGAGATTAAAAATTCGACTGAAAAGGAAATCGAAAACAGTAAGTCTGAATTTGAATTGGCAAAAGAGAACGAGAAGATTCTGTCATCAAAGGTCAAGGCTTTGAATGATGAGATGAGTTTgctaaaaaaagaaatgaaattgGCAAATGAGGCAGAAGAAAAGAGCAGAAAGGCCTTAGATGATTTAGTGTTAGCATTGAAGgaagtttcttctgaagcatcTGAAGCGAAAGAGAAACTTTGTGCTACACAACTAGAATTAGGACTAGTGAAAAAGGAGGCTGGAAATCTGAAAGAAATTATCAAAAGCATCAAGGCCAGCTACAAAATGTTTTTGGATGAAGCGAAAAAGGAAACAGAATTATATAGGAACACAGCAGAGAGATTGAAATTAGAGGCGGATGAGTCACTTTCAGCTTGGAATGGGAAGGAAATAAGCTTCATCGCATGTATAAAAGAAGTTCAAGAAGAACGAGATCTTGCTCTACATGAGGCTACTAAGCTCAATGAGTCTCTTAAAGAAGCCGAGCAAAGAAGTAAAGCAGCAAAGGACGAAAACTACAAATTGAGAGACATCTTAAAGCAGGCTATCAATGAAGCAAATGCTGCAAAAGCTGCTGCTGACATAGCTAGACGGGAAAATTTTCAACTCAAAGATTGTCAGGCTAAAACAGGATGA
- the LOC129892893 gene encoding secreted RxLR effector protein 161-like, translating to MKKEKAIDTPIATTAKLDLEGTGTIVEQKLYRTMIESLLYLTTSRPDIVFSMGLCSRFQPNPKESHLKVVKRIRRYLKGTPDIGLWFPKASNFDLVRYAHADYVGYLVDKKTTNGMTHFLGSCLISWGTNTQYSMALSTAKVEYVVAAS from the coding sequence atgaaaaaagaaaaagcaatCGACACTCCAATTGCTACAACCGCAAAGTTAGATTTAGAAGGAACGGGTACAATTGTGGAGCAGAAATTGTATAGGACAATGATTGAATCTCTTTTATATCTTACTACTAGTAGGCCTGATATAGTATTTAGCATGGGGTTATGTTCACGATTTCAACCTAATCCTAAAGAATCTCACTTAAAGGTTGTCAAACGAATACGCCGATACTTAAAAGGCACCCCTGATATTGGATTGTGGTTTCCCAAAGCAAGCAATTTTGACCTTGTAAGATATGCTCATGCTGACTATGTAGGCTACCTGGTGGATAAAAAGACCACGAATGGTATGACTCACTTCTTAGGATCCTGTCTCATCTCATGGGGAACAAATACGCAATACTCTATGGCCCTATCTACTGCAAAAGTTGAATACGTTGTTGCTGCCTCATGA